Proteins co-encoded in one Streptomyces roseochromogenus subsp. oscitans DS 12.976 genomic window:
- a CDS encoding CASTOR/POLLUX-related putative ion channel produces the protein MGRGRLRERFRYWFDGTMDRGTPALISWLALASVVLIVLVTTLVVTLTRTESERNGGWRGVAWMSLLRALDPGTMGADTGGPVFLALMLTVTVGGIFIVSALIGVLTTGLDHRIQELRKGRSRLIERGHTIVLGWSDQVFTVIAELVEANQSERRSCVVVLADQDKVDMDDAIRSRIPDTGHTRVICRSGSPLVRSDLELVSPDTAKSIMVLPPVGDDNDINVIKILLLLNSRTWSGTRPTVVAAVQDSENVAAARLAAGENALVIDADDITVRLVAQAHRQTGLSTVFNELLSFIRNEFYMRQEAALVGLAFGEALHAYDLGVPVGLRRSNGKVLINPAMDTVIGSGDQMILLAEDDLVIRLAQTPPAIVESAITSALGPPPEPDRTLLIGTNSRAPKLVKLLDGFVEPGSVLDIASPRPPAQGVREGLENLTVGHKRCEPTRRSSLKALDLGGYRHVVVLADDSISPGPADDRTLVTLLHLRDIQDRLGYPYSIVTEMNDDANREVAQVTRADDFIVSTKVISLVLTQLTENRHLYAVFTDLLDPEGSEIYLKPAADYLVPEAEANFATVIEAARRRGETAIGYRLARRGDEPPEYGIFLNPSRTQPLVLTEKDAVVVLAERS, from the coding sequence GTGGGGCGCGGCAGACTGCGGGAGCGGTTTCGGTACTGGTTCGACGGCACGATGGACCGGGGAACACCGGCGCTGATCAGTTGGCTCGCGCTTGCCTCGGTTGTGCTCATCGTGCTGGTCACGACCCTGGTGGTGACGCTCACCAGAACCGAATCCGAACGCAACGGCGGCTGGCGGGGCGTGGCGTGGATGAGTCTGCTGCGCGCCCTGGACCCGGGCACCATGGGGGCGGACACCGGCGGGCCGGTGTTCCTGGCCCTGATGCTGACGGTGACCGTCGGCGGGATCTTCATCGTCAGTGCGCTCATCGGTGTCCTGACCACGGGCCTGGATCACCGGATCCAGGAGCTGCGCAAGGGCCGGTCACGGCTGATCGAGCGTGGGCACACGATCGTGCTGGGCTGGTCGGACCAGGTCTTCACGGTGATCGCGGAGCTGGTCGAGGCGAACCAGAGTGAGCGCCGCTCGTGCGTGGTCGTCCTCGCCGACCAGGACAAGGTCGACATGGACGACGCGATCCGCTCCCGGATCCCCGACACCGGCCACACCCGCGTCATCTGCCGCTCGGGCAGCCCTCTCGTGCGGTCGGACCTGGAACTGGTCAGCCCGGACACCGCCAAGTCGATCATGGTGCTGCCCCCGGTCGGCGACGACAACGACATCAATGTCATCAAGATCCTGCTGCTGCTGAACAGCCGGACCTGGAGCGGCACGCGCCCCACCGTCGTGGCTGCGGTGCAGGATTCGGAGAACGTCGCCGCCGCTCGGCTGGCGGCAGGTGAAAACGCCCTGGTCATCGACGCCGACGACATCACTGTCCGCCTCGTCGCGCAGGCCCACCGGCAGACGGGCCTGTCCACCGTCTTCAACGAATTGCTGAGTTTCATCCGTAACGAGTTCTACATGCGACAGGAGGCCGCTCTGGTCGGGTTGGCCTTCGGCGAGGCCCTTCATGCCTATGACCTCGGAGTCCCTGTCGGTCTGCGCCGAAGCAACGGAAAGGTATTGATCAACCCCGCGATGGACACCGTCATCGGCTCCGGCGACCAGATGATCCTGCTTGCGGAGGACGACCTGGTGATCCGGCTGGCCCAGACCCCGCCGGCCATCGTCGAATCAGCGATCACTTCGGCCCTCGGCCCGCCGCCGGAACCCGACCGCACTCTCCTGATCGGCACCAACTCCCGTGCGCCGAAGCTCGTCAAACTCCTGGACGGCTTTGTGGAGCCGGGCTCGGTTCTGGACATCGCCTCGCCACGGCCACCGGCGCAGGGCGTGCGGGAGGGCCTTGAGAACCTCACGGTGGGTCACAAGCGCTGCGAGCCGACTCGCCGATCATCGCTGAAGGCCCTGGACCTGGGCGGCTACCGGCACGTCGTCGTCCTCGCGGACGACAGCATCAGCCCAGGCCCGGCGGACGACCGGACACTGGTGACGCTGCTCCACCTCCGCGACATCCAAGACCGCCTCGGGTACCCGTACTCGATCGTCACCGAGATGAATGACGACGCGAACCGAGAGGTCGCCCAGGTCACCAGGGCAGACGACTTCATCGTCAGCACCAAGGTGATCAGCCTCGTACTGACCCAACTGACGGAGAACCGGCATCTGTACGCCGTTTTCACCGACCTTTTGGATCCCGAGGGCTCGGAGATCTACCTCAAGCCGGCGGCCGACTACCTCGTTCCGGAAGCTGAGGCCAACTTCGCCACAGTGATCGAGGCGGCACGTCGTCGAGGAGAGACAGCCATCGGCTACCGTCTGGCACGCCGCGGCGACGAGCCGCCCGAGTACGGGATCTTCCTCAACCCGTCCAGGACACAGCCGCTGGTGCTGACCGAGAAGGACGCGGTCGTCGTACTCGCCGAGCGATCATGA
- a CDS encoding MFS transporter: MVLVGQGASDGLEAGGAEEVSGRFAVAGVRPRCGPVRGEVDVPSGRLAVEAGGRAVSAVRVGRRRRGALAVLLTAAFMGILDVLIVNVAAPSIQRDLRAGFSDIQLVVSGYVLAYAVALTSGGRLGDSLGRRRVFLTGLLAFVVCSAGCALAPSVGVLIGLRVAQGLAAALMLPQVLSVIQDVFPRQERPRALALYGATMGMGAVVGQIVGGALIRADVLGLGWRSVFWVNVPIGLAAAACVPFVLPRSRPVRRPADAPGLLLTAVAMPLFIYPLIRGGAGGWTWWVWPAFAGAALALAALWSVERRRESAGRAPLIAPSLFHGRGFTTGLGAALVFSCGNYGLFLLLAYVFQEGLHLSPLASGVGFLPLGLGFAAASLAGRRPAVRHGNRLLTSGAGTMVLGYLVLAATLARGPAASAGMQALAMAPALLIEGVGQGLVAAPLIGVILATVPPDEAGSASGVVLTINQLASSLGVAAFGALFVALLGADPQQTSARLTAHDFTDALLGCAWAFLALAVATGLLAWRLPPPAQPATDTTR; the protein is encoded by the coding sequence ATGGTGCTCGTCGGACAGGGAGCGAGCGATGGGCTGGAGGCAGGCGGCGCGGAGGAGGTTTCGGGGCGGTTCGCGGTGGCGGGAGTCAGGCCGCGGTGCGGGCCGGTTCGAGGCGAGGTGGACGTCCCGTCGGGACGGCTTGCGGTCGAGGCCGGCGGGCGAGCGGTGAGTGCCGTGCGGGTCGGGCGTCGTCGACGTGGGGCGCTGGCGGTCCTGCTGACTGCCGCTTTCATGGGGATCCTTGATGTGCTGATCGTGAACGTCGCGGCTCCGTCCATCCAGCGTGACCTTCGGGCAGGCTTCAGTGACATCCAGCTCGTCGTCAGCGGCTATGTGCTGGCGTATGCCGTCGCCCTGACGTCGGGAGGTCGGCTGGGTGATTCGCTGGGCAGACGACGGGTTTTCCTCACCGGGTTGCTGGCGTTCGTGGTGTGCAGCGCGGGATGCGCGCTGGCGCCGTCGGTCGGGGTGCTGATCGGACTGCGAGTCGCGCAGGGGCTGGCGGCGGCGCTGATGCTGCCGCAAGTGCTCTCCGTCATCCAGGATGTATTCCCTCGTCAGGAGCGGCCGCGGGCTCTGGCCCTGTACGGCGCGACGATGGGGATGGGGGCGGTGGTCGGACAGATCGTCGGTGGCGCGCTCATCCGCGCCGACGTACTTGGGCTGGGCTGGCGCTCGGTGTTCTGGGTGAACGTGCCGATCGGCCTCGCCGCGGCCGCCTGCGTCCCCTTCGTGCTCCCGCGCAGCCGGCCGGTGCGACGACCGGCGGACGCCCCCGGCCTGCTCCTCACCGCCGTGGCGATGCCCCTGTTCATCTACCCGCTGATCCGGGGCGGCGCTGGCGGATGGACGTGGTGGGTGTGGCCGGCGTTCGCCGGAGCGGCCCTGGCCCTGGCGGCGTTGTGGTCCGTCGAGCGGCGCCGGGAAAGCGCGGGCCGCGCACCGCTGATCGCTCCGTCGCTCTTCCACGGCAGGGGATTCACGACCGGGCTGGGAGCGGCGTTGGTTTTCTCCTGCGGCAACTACGGGCTGTTCCTGCTGCTGGCCTACGTCTTCCAGGAGGGACTGCACCTGTCGCCGCTCGCGTCGGGGGTGGGCTTTCTGCCGCTGGGGCTGGGCTTCGCAGCGGCCTCGCTCGCCGGACGACGGCCGGCTGTCCGGCACGGAAACCGTCTCCTCACGTCGGGCGCGGGCACGATGGTCCTCGGTTATCTGGTCCTGGCGGCCACCCTGGCCCGGGGTCCGGCCGCTTCCGCCGGCATGCAGGCCCTGGCCATGGCACCGGCGTTGCTGATCGAGGGAGTGGGTCAGGGGCTGGTCGCGGCCCCGCTGATCGGGGTCATCCTCGCCACGGTGCCACCCGACGAGGCGGGATCGGCCTCCGGAGTCGTCCTGACGATCAATCAGCTCGCCAGCTCCCTCGGCGTGGCCGCATTCGGTGCGCTCTTCGTCGCGCTCCTCGGCGCCGATCCCCAGCAGACATCCGCCCGCCTCACGGCCCACGACTTCACCGACGCCCTGCTGGGATGCGCGTGGGCCTTTCTGGCGCTGGCGGTGGCCACCGGCCTGCTGGCCTGGCGCCTGCCTCCTCCCGCACAGCCTGCCACGGACACCACACGCTGA
- a CDS encoding FAD-dependent oxidoreductase encodes MGADHPWGRAVVIGGSYAGLVTARVLAGFFDEVVLVERDAVDVDTGVHPGVPQGHHAHALLARGGEILERLFPGIREELRQAGAPVFDYGEGVDFLLPVGLAPRNRTGVRIQSFTRHELERRLRRKVLALPGVALMASTQCTGLTRNPSGRVGGVTCRPQGAESIGITADLVVDASGWSSSLAHWLGLMGVTVPPTRTVKAKVTFTSMIFGQLEKSDPGHPDFHIAYQMLFAPGVPRAGVLLAVERNRWTCSLFAFQDQPPTDDAGYLAFAESLDNPRLAQQLGRRTVQEHTRCCTNVDNQWRLYHAVKNWPDRLVAVGDAVCVFNPVYGQGLTMAAVEAEVLQGMLARRGASGQLDGLAAGFQKKVGRLVLGPWTLSTNCDLMWNPEGQPLAARFAHWYNARLLHVAVRDTGVWARFVRVVNMVASPAVLFHPVVALKVLTAQPAKGRTRNAAPAPARARSRGT; translated from the coding sequence ATGGGAGCAGATCATCCTTGGGGCAGGGCTGTTGTCATCGGCGGCAGCTACGCGGGGCTGGTGACCGCGCGGGTGCTGGCGGGCTTCTTCGATGAGGTCGTCCTTGTGGAGCGGGATGCCGTGGACGTGGACACCGGCGTGCATCCGGGCGTCCCGCAGGGCCACCACGCGCATGCCCTGCTGGCGCGTGGCGGGGAGATCCTGGAGCGGCTGTTTCCGGGGATACGCGAGGAGTTGAGACAGGCGGGGGCGCCGGTTTTCGACTACGGGGAGGGCGTCGACTTCCTGCTGCCCGTCGGGCTCGCACCCCGCAACCGTACGGGTGTGCGGATCCAGAGCTTCACTCGTCACGAGCTGGAGCGCCGGCTGCGCCGTAAGGTGCTCGCGCTGCCCGGCGTCGCACTCATGGCGTCCACCCAGTGCACGGGCCTGACCAGGAATCCGTCGGGCCGGGTGGGCGGGGTGACGTGCCGGCCGCAGGGCGCGGAATCCATCGGGATCACCGCCGATCTCGTCGTCGACGCCTCCGGGTGGTCCAGCTCCCTGGCCCACTGGCTGGGCTTGATGGGCGTCACCGTGCCGCCGACGCGCACGGTGAAGGCGAAAGTCACGTTCACGTCGATGATCTTCGGCCAGCTGGAGAAGAGCGACCCCGGCCATCCGGACTTCCACATCGCCTACCAGATGTTGTTCGCTCCCGGCGTGCCCCGGGCCGGGGTCCTGCTCGCCGTGGAGCGCAACCGGTGGACCTGCTCGCTGTTCGCCTTCCAGGATCAGCCGCCGACCGACGACGCGGGTTACCTGGCGTTCGCCGAGAGCCTGGACAATCCGCGCCTGGCCCAGCAGCTCGGCCGGCGCACCGTGCAGGAGCACACCCGTTGCTGCACCAACGTCGACAACCAGTGGCGGCTCTACCACGCGGTCAAGAACTGGCCGGACCGGCTTGTCGCCGTCGGCGACGCCGTCTGCGTGTTCAACCCCGTCTACGGCCAGGGTCTGACGATGGCCGCGGTGGAGGCGGAAGTGCTCCAGGGCATGCTGGCCCGGCGCGGCGCGTCCGGGCAGCTGGACGGTCTCGCTGCCGGTTTCCAGAAGAAGGTGGGCCGCCTGGTGCTTGGCCCCTGGACACTTTCCACCAACTGCGACCTGATGTGGAACCCGGAGGGGCAGCCGCTCGCGGCGCGTTTCGCGCACTGGTACAACGCGCGTCTGCTTCACGTGGCGGTGAGGGACACCGGCGTGTGGGCGAGATTCGTGCGGGTGGTGAACATGGTGGCCTCGCCGGCCGTACTGTTCCACCCAGTAGTGGCGCTGAAGGTCCTGACCGCGCAGCCGGCCAAGGGCCGGACGCGGAACGCTGCGCCCGCCCCGGCGCGGGCGCGGTCGCGCGGCACCTAG
- a CDS encoding MFS transporter, producing MTAQPTAPRTGISERAHRRWVLAAMSGALAMTFIDETGVGVALAVIHRELHTSRAGTHWVMNAYMLTLAALVAAGGRLSDLYGRRRTFAAGLTVFGLGSLLCATAPGLTWLITWRAVQGCGAALLIPTALAIVSQTFPPAERGRAVGAYIGAASVFYVIGPVLTGALVDQISWRAVFWINVPIACAVGVIVAAVIPRDIRSPRRERLDLPGLATSAAGLAALVIALMQGPSWGWSSLPTVLLYVAAVVLSAAFTLTELRRPAPLFNLAILRDTVFAGAVAMVFLVYVVYLGLIVFAPLFLQHEAGLRPLMAGLALAVALGPIIAVAPLTGRVVDRAGPRRPALITGLTAIAAFSWLAIAAPARSLPWTVPALLLYGISVPAVYNCAVTAAQNRVTDEQRGQASGIITSAAQTGATIGVAVIGAVVAPVSDSADYTTTGFQAGFTTCAGFSALLALLALALPRTPSP from the coding sequence ATGACCGCCCAACCCACCGCACCGCGGACCGGAATCTCCGAGCGGGCACACCGTCGCTGGGTCCTGGCGGCGATGAGCGGCGCTCTGGCGATGACCTTCATCGACGAGACCGGCGTCGGCGTGGCCCTGGCGGTCATCCACCGCGAACTGCACACCAGCCGGGCGGGCACGCACTGGGTGATGAACGCCTACATGCTCACGCTCGCCGCCCTCGTGGCCGCCGGCGGCCGCCTCTCCGACCTCTACGGCCGCCGCCGCACCTTCGCCGCCGGCCTGACCGTCTTCGGTCTCGGCTCACTGCTCTGCGCCACGGCCCCGGGGCTGACCTGGCTGATCACCTGGCGGGCCGTGCAAGGGTGCGGCGCGGCCCTGCTCATCCCCACCGCACTGGCGATCGTCTCGCAGACCTTCCCACCCGCCGAACGCGGCCGCGCCGTCGGCGCCTACATCGGCGCCGCCAGCGTCTTCTACGTCATCGGCCCAGTGCTCACCGGAGCCCTGGTCGACCAGATCAGCTGGCGGGCCGTCTTCTGGATCAACGTGCCGATCGCCTGCGCGGTCGGCGTCATCGTCGCCGCCGTCATCCCTCGTGACATTCGGTCCCCGCGCCGCGAGCGCCTGGACCTGCCCGGTCTTGCCACGAGCGCGGCGGGACTCGCCGCGCTCGTGATCGCCCTGATGCAGGGCCCCTCCTGGGGCTGGTCGTCGCTGCCGACCGTGCTGCTGTACGTCGCCGCAGTGGTACTGTCCGCCGCCTTCACCCTCACCGAACTTCGCCGCCCGGCGCCCCTGTTCAACCTGGCGATCCTGCGCGATACCGTCTTCGCCGGCGCGGTCGCCATGGTCTTCCTGGTGTACGTGGTCTACCTCGGCCTGATCGTCTTCGCGCCCTTGTTCCTGCAACACGAAGCCGGGCTACGACCGCTCATGGCCGGCCTGGCCCTCGCCGTGGCACTCGGCCCGATCATCGCCGTCGCCCCGCTCACCGGTCGCGTCGTCGACCGCGCCGGACCCCGCCGCCCGGCCCTGATCACCGGCCTCACCGCGATCGCCGCCTTCTCCTGGCTCGCCATCGCCGCCCCTGCCCGCTCCCTCCCGTGGACCGTCCCCGCACTGCTGCTGTACGGGATCTCTGTCCCCGCCGTGTACAACTGCGCCGTCACCGCCGCGCAAAACCGAGTAACGGATGAACAACGCGGCCAAGCTTCCGGCATCATCACCAGCGCCGCCCAGACGGGCGCCACCATCGGCGTCGCAGTCATCGGCGCGGTCGTTGCCCCCGTCTCGGACTCGGCCGACTACACCACCACCGGCTTCCAGGCGGGCTTCACCACCTGCGCCGGCTTCTCAGCGCTCCTCGCCCTTCTCGCCCTGGCCCTGCCGCGCACACCCTCGCCGTGA
- a CDS encoding IS110 family transposase encodes MSRVMGTVLATGEFPATAAGYRDLLKPARKWGAVMRAGVEGTGSYGASLSRYLLAQGLEVFDVIRMDRADRRRRGKSDPLDAQNAARAVLSGRARARAKAGDGPVQIGDWAMPNSSAPAGGSPT; translated from the coding sequence ATGTCCAGAGTGATGGGGACGGTGCTTGCCACCGGCGAGTTCCCGGCCACCGCGGCGGGATACCGCGATCTGCTGAAGCCGGCCAGAAAGTGGGGAGCCGTGATGCGGGCCGGGGTGGAGGGGACTGGTTCCTACGGGGCGTCTCTGTCCCGCTATCTGCTGGCCCAGGGCTTAGAGGTGTTCGACGTGATTCGGATGGACCGGGCAGATCGTCGTCGGCGCGGTAAATCGGATCCGCTCGATGCCCAGAACGCGGCGCGAGCCGTGCTGAGCGGGCGGGCCCGCGCCCGGGCGAAAGCGGGCGACGGGCCAGTGCAGATCGGGGACTGGGCGATGCCGAACTCTTCCGCACCTGCGGGCGGTTCACCGACGTGA
- a CDS encoding RICIN domain-containing protein, producing MKFLNVPLAVAGAGVLGLLALGAPAAHAQEILPGARADSGYSVLSNDSSPQQVLDAYGFGTASGTPVVTWAANGGVNQRWSLLDQPDETVAIVGAQSGMCVAPSGSHGVVTLQGCSSAQFGQRWYKERRPGGRIIFENALFEGQCLDMAGSYSQAVVRDCNGSVSQNWRLFAS from the coding sequence ATGAAGTTCCTGAACGTTCCGCTCGCGGTCGCGGGTGCCGGTGTTCTGGGCCTTTTGGCTCTCGGTGCCCCTGCCGCACATGCTCAAGAAATCCTCCCGGGTGCGCGGGCGGATAGCGGGTACAGTGTCCTGTCGAACGACTCAAGTCCTCAGCAGGTTCTCGACGCCTACGGTTTCGGCACGGCGAGTGGGACTCCGGTGGTCACCTGGGCTGCCAACGGTGGAGTCAACCAGAGGTGGTCTTTGCTTGATCAACCGGATGAGACCGTGGCCATCGTGGGTGCGCAGAGCGGAATGTGTGTTGCTCCTTCCGGCTCGCACGGGGTTGTCACGCTGCAGGGGTGCAGCAGTGCGCAGTTCGGTCAGCGCTGGTACAAGGAACGGCGTCCCGGGGGCCGCATCATCTTCGAGAACGCTTTGTTCGAGGGGCAGTGCCTGGACATGGCGGGAAGCTACAGCCAGGCCGTGGTCAGGGACTGCAATGGAAGCGTGAGCCAGAATTGGCGGCTCTTTGCTTCGTAG
- a CDS encoding YciI family protein, whose product MAGHQEWIKRGLDDGVFLLVGSIQPGLGGAVLAHNTSREVLQKRVDDPFVAQDVVTAEIIGIAPAMADERLSFLL is encoded by the coding sequence ATGGCCGGCCACCAGGAGTGGATCAAGCGCGGCCTGGACGACGGGGTCTTCCTGCTGGTCGGCAGCATCCAGCCGGGCCTCGGCGGCGCGGTCCTCGCCCACAACACCTCGCGCGAGGTGCTGCAGAAGCGCGTCGACGACCCGTTCGTCGCCCAGGACGTCGTCACGGCGGAGATCATCGGGATCGCGCCGGCGATGGCGGACGAGCGGCTGAGCTTCCTCCTGTGA
- a CDS encoding alpha/beta hydrolase — MLEVPLDYTQPNGAKIKIKVNRLPATAPESKRQGPILLNPGGPGDSGLWMPAYVSGKIPQAVASTYDWIGFDPRGTNASEPHVTCDAHYFDAERPDYQVSQGTSQAWLERSAAYAADCAANWSWFLPHMTTVDNARDMDSIRRALGVQKINFYGGSWGTSLGSTYGQLFPSHVRRMVLDSIVGPTISWYDHNILQDKEHQRRFDAFAAWTAKADSVYHLGTDASTVEQKYYQVEAALRTSPVAAAPAPGKIGPAEFEDTFYGGGYNFLRWPQMATVLSAYLTKNDTRPLQSAYNRYAAPGADDGTFPAYNAVQCTENNWPRDWEFWKRDQATVNAVAPFYTYNNMWYNASCMFWPYQGNPAGRLKITDKGLPPVLLFQATEDAATPYSGALAMHKALPGSKLVVQNGGSFHEILFHGNACLDDTFTDYLRDGRLPAGKGVIAKTCAPEPDPTPVYVTPPPATVKAEPALPVTDPQAIHGAR, encoded by the coding sequence ATGCTCGAAGTGCCGCTGGACTACACACAGCCGAACGGCGCCAAAATCAAGATCAAGGTGAACCGGCTCCCGGCCACCGCGCCCGAGAGCAAACGGCAGGGGCCCATCCTGCTGAATCCCGGCGGCCCCGGCGACTCCGGTCTGTGGATGCCCGCTTACGTCTCCGGAAAGATTCCCCAGGCCGTGGCCTCGACCTACGACTGGATCGGCTTCGACCCCCGCGGCACCAACGCCAGCGAACCCCACGTCACCTGCGACGCACACTACTTCGACGCCGAGCGGCCGGACTACCAGGTCAGCCAGGGCACGTCGCAGGCATGGCTGGAGAGGTCGGCCGCGTACGCCGCCGACTGCGCCGCGAACTGGAGCTGGTTCCTGCCGCACATGACCACCGTCGACAACGCGCGCGACATGGACAGCATCCGGCGGGCGCTCGGCGTCCAGAAGATCAACTTCTACGGAGGCTCGTGGGGCACCTCGCTGGGCTCGACGTACGGCCAGCTCTTCCCTTCGCACGTGCGCCGGATGGTGCTCGACAGCATCGTCGGGCCCACCATCAGCTGGTACGACCACAACATCCTGCAGGACAAGGAACACCAGCGCCGGTTCGACGCCTTCGCGGCGTGGACCGCCAAGGCCGACTCGGTCTACCACCTGGGCACGGACGCTTCCACTGTGGAGCAGAAGTACTACCAGGTCGAAGCCGCGTTGCGTACCAGCCCGGTAGCCGCCGCGCCGGCCCCCGGCAAGATCGGCCCCGCAGAGTTCGAGGACACCTTCTACGGTGGCGGCTACAACTTCCTGCGCTGGCCGCAGATGGCCACCGTGCTGTCGGCCTACCTCACCAAGAACGACACCCGCCCGCTGCAGAGCGCCTATAATCGCTATGCCGCCCCGGGTGCCGACGACGGCACCTTCCCGGCGTACAACGCGGTCCAGTGCACCGAGAACAACTGGCCGCGCGACTGGGAGTTCTGGAAGAGGGACCAGGCAACGGTCAACGCCGTCGCACCCTTCTATACCTACAACAACATGTGGTACAACGCCTCCTGCATGTTCTGGCCCTACCAGGGCAACCCGGCCGGCCGGCTGAAGATCACCGACAAGGGCCTGCCGCCGGTCCTGCTCTTCCAGGCCACAGAGGACGCCGCCACCCCTTACTCGGGTGCCCTCGCCATGCACAAGGCACTGCCCGGATCCAAGCTGGTCGTCCAGAACGGCGGCAGCTTCCACGAAATCCTCTTCCACGGCAACGCCTGCCTGGACGACACCTTCACCGACTACCTGCGAGACGGCCGCCTCCCCGCAGGCAAAGGCGTCATCGCCAAGACGTGCGCACCCGAACCCGACCCCACCCCGGTCTATGTGACACCGCCCCCCGCCACCGTGAAAGCCGAGCCCGCCCTGCCAGTCACAGACCCCCAGGCCATCCACGGCGCCAGGTAG